One Mustela nigripes isolate SB6536 chromosome 5, MUSNIG.SB6536, whole genome shotgun sequence DNA segment encodes these proteins:
- the LOC132017851 gene encoding HLA class II histocompatibility antigen, DQ alpha 2 chain-like isoform X1, producing MEKRMNRVLILGTLTLTTMMGPSGGEDIVDHVASYGINVYQSYGPSGQFTHEFDGDEEFYVDLEKKETVWRLPVFSTFGSFDPQGALRNLAIAKQNLNILIKLYNYTAATNEVPEMALFPKSSVSLGQPNTLICLVDNIFPPVINVTWLKNRHSVTEGVSETSFLAKKDHSFLKFSYLTFLPSADDIYDCKVEHWGLDEPLVKHWEPEIPAPMSELTETVVCALGLSVGLVGIVVGTVFIIQGLRSSGASRHQGPL from the exons ATGGAGAAAAGGATGAACAGAGTTCTGATTCTGGGGACCCTCACTCTGACCACCATGATGGGTCCCTCTGGTGGTGAAGACATTGTGG ATCATGTTGCTTCCTATGGCATAAATGTCTACCAGTCTTATGGTCCCTCTGGCCAGTTCACCCATGAATTTGATGGAGATGAGGAATTCTATGTGGACttggagaagaaggaaactgTCTGGCGGCTACCTGTGTTTAGTACATTTGGAAGTTTTGACCCACAAGGTGCACTGAGAAACTTggcaatagcaaaacaaaacttgaacATCCTGATTAAACTCTACAACTATACTGCTGCTACCAATG AGGTTCCTGAGATGGCTCTGTTTCCCAAGTCTTCTGTGAGTCTGGGTCAGCCCAACACCCTCATCTGTCTTGTGGACAACATCTTTCCTCCTGTGATCAATGTCACATGGTTGAAGAACAGGCACTCAGTCACAGAAGGTGTTTCTGAAACCAGCTTCCTCGCCAAGAAGGATCATTCCTTCCTAAAGTTCAGTTACCTcaccttcctcccttctgctGATGATATTTATGACTGCAAGGTGGAGCACTGGGGCCTGGACGAACCACTTGTGAAACACTGGG AACCTGAAATTCCAGCCCCTATGTCAGAGCTGACAGAGACCGTGGTCTGTGCCCTGGGGTTGTCTGTGGGCCTTGTGGGCATCGTGGTGGGCACCGTCTTCATTATCCAAGGGCTGCGCTCAAGCGGTGCTTCCAGACATCAAGGACCCTTGTGA
- the LOC132017851 gene encoding SLA class II histocompatibility antigen, DQ haplotype D alpha chain-like isoform X2: protein MEKRMNRVLILGTLTLTTMMGPSGGEDIVDHVASYGINVYQSYGPSGQFTHEFDGDEEFYVDLEKKETVWRLPVFSTFGSFDPQGALRNLAIAKQNLNILIKLYNYTAATNEVPEMALFPKSSVSLGQPNTLICLVDNIFPPVINVTWLKNRHSVTEGVSETSFLAKKDHSFLKFSYLTFLPSADDIYDCKVEHWGLDEPLVKHWGSPHVCRPEQKSGLDR from the exons ATGGAGAAAAGGATGAACAGAGTTCTGATTCTGGGGACCCTCACTCTGACCACCATGATGGGTCCCTCTGGTGGTGAAGACATTGTGG ATCATGTTGCTTCCTATGGCATAAATGTCTACCAGTCTTATGGTCCCTCTGGCCAGTTCACCCATGAATTTGATGGAGATGAGGAATTCTATGTGGACttggagaagaaggaaactgTCTGGCGGCTACCTGTGTTTAGTACATTTGGAAGTTTTGACCCACAAGGTGCACTGAGAAACTTggcaatagcaaaacaaaacttgaacATCCTGATTAAACTCTACAACTATACTGCTGCTACCAATG AGGTTCCTGAGATGGCTCTGTTTCCCAAGTCTTCTGTGAGTCTGGGTCAGCCCAACACCCTCATCTGTCTTGTGGACAACATCTTTCCTCCTGTGATCAATGTCACATGGTTGAAGAACAGGCACTCAGTCACAGAAGGTGTTTCTGAAACCAGCTTCCTCGCCAAGAAGGATCATTCCTTCCTAAAGTTCAGTTACCTcaccttcctcccttctgctGATGATATTTATGACTGCAAGGTGGAGCACTGGGGCCTGGACGAACCACTTGTGAAACACTGGG GATCACCGCATGTCTGCCGACCAGAGCAGAAGAGTGGACTTGATAGGTGA